Proteins encoded together in one Ammospiza nelsoni isolate bAmmNel1 chromosome Z, bAmmNel1.pri, whole genome shotgun sequence window:
- the LOC132086813 gene encoding uncharacterized LOC128092250 homolog: MLLLLSLLPLPLLLEILLLLLLPHDNCFPRLSRYQPQMLKVRVLPFALGYWFT; this comes from the coding sequence ATGCTGCTGCTACTGTCACTTCTACCGTTGCCGCTGTTGTTAGAGATTTTGCTTTTGCTCCTTCTACCGCATGACAATTGTTTTCCTCGTCTGAGCAGATACCAGCCTCAGATGCTCAAGGTGAGAGTCTTGCCTTTCGCTCTGGGCTACTGGTTTACTTAA